The proteins below are encoded in one region of Fimbriimonadaceae bacterium:
- a CDS encoding cytochrome c3 family protein — MAQIFGPATNTIATASLFGGAALPFLLMFTGSGITNSPANTGVTVPLDQPAPFSHKHHAYELGIDCRFCHLSVEDSPNAGVPSTDVCMTCHSQIWTNSPNLEAVRKSYETGTAIQWNKVNAVPDFVYFNHSIHINRGVSCNNCHGAVNDMPITWKGQAFRMAWCLECHQEPQKYLYADATLAEGASPREQVFQLYRKLAAGDQLTDIERNLAKGLPQVVPADKVHEGVRLMKDRGINMTQLRDCYVCHH, encoded by the coding sequence ATGGCACAGATATTCGGACCGGCGACCAATACGATCGCGACGGCGAGCCTCTTCGGAGGGGCGGCGCTTCCCTTTTTGCTGATGTTCACGGGGTCGGGGATCACGAACTCCCCCGCGAACACGGGCGTGACCGTCCCCTTGGACCAGCCCGCCCCCTTCAGCCACAAGCACCACGCCTACGAGCTCGGCATCGACTGCCGCTTTTGCCACCTCAGCGTCGAAGACTCGCCGAACGCGGGAGTCCCGTCGACCGACGTGTGCATGACGTGCCACAGCCAGATCTGGACGAACAGCCCGAACTTGGAAGCGGTGCGCAAGAGCTACGAGACGGGCACCGCGATCCAGTGGAACAAGGTGAACGCGGTCCCGGACTTCGTCTACTTCAACCACTCCATCCACATCAACCGGGGCGTGAGCTGCAACAACTGCCACGGGGCCGTGAACGACATGCCGATCACCTGGAAGGGCCAGGCGTTCCGCATGGCCTGGTGCTTGGAGTGCCACCAGGAACCGCAGAAGTACCTCTATGCGGACGCCACCCTCGCCGAGGGCGCGTCGCCCCGGGAGCAGGTCTTCCAGCTCTATCGCAAGCTCGCCGCCGGCGACCAGCTGACCGACATCGAACGCAACCTCGCCAAAGGGCTTCCCCAGGTCGTCCCGGCGGACAAGGTGCACGAAGGAGTGCGGCTGATGAAGGACCGCGGCATCAACATGACTCAACTAAGGGATTGCTATGTCTGCCACCACTAA
- a CDS encoding heme o synthase — MTSDGGHRGVAVTPPSDTAPSSRASSRPFTLAAWILLAYSAAVAVFGAFVRASLSGDGCGASWPLCDGQVLPLAPTAKMAVEFTHRVSSGLLILGLAGLTVWAYRAFRSDGHVWKAAGVALGTSFVSALIGALLVLFRWVTNDASAGRAVTMPLHLVNNLVLFAALALCAYWSAGGQKWAWKGQGQVAGALRWAAGGMVALGMTGAISAMGRTAFEHELKGASTLVQRLMLHVGEGAHPLLRGGVVHPLIATSVGLLIVWACGLVVEQRPRPEVRFWARATVGLFLFQFVFGLANLLMSAPVGMQLAHLALAIGNWLTLTMLAAHALVPAAQVGEASSLRAEAPAVAAGGGGYMALAKDYVALTKPRVVSLLLFTTVAAMIVAARGWPGGWLILAVSIGGYLMAGAANAFNMSVEEDLDLAMERTAKRPTVTHRIGKRQAQAFAWVTMTVAFAVLWSGANLLSAALALCGLLCYVFVYTLWLKRRTWHNIVIGGAAGAFPPLVGYAAVSGALSPLAWTLFAVIFTWTPVHFWALALLLKDDYARAGVPMLPVVKGERVTAEQIGIYAVLTSLVCVVPFVQGQAGLTYLAGSVLLNLGLLAQSLRLFLHTDRPHARALFKFSMAYLALFFIVVAVDQAARWPA; from the coding sequence ATGACTAGCGACGGCGGCCACAGAGGGGTGGCGGTGACTCCCCCGTCCGATACTGCGCCTTCTTCACGCGCGTCTAGCCGTCCGTTCACGCTCGCCGCTTGGATCCTTCTCGCCTATTCGGCCGCCGTGGCCGTCTTCGGCGCGTTCGTGCGGGCCTCGCTTTCCGGCGACGGGTGCGGCGCGAGCTGGCCGCTTTGCGACGGGCAGGTTTTGCCGTTGGCGCCGACAGCGAAGATGGCGGTCGAGTTCACCCACCGCGTCTCGAGCGGCCTGCTTATCCTCGGCCTGGCCGGACTGACGGTCTGGGCTTACCGGGCGTTCCGCTCCGATGGCCACGTTTGGAAGGCGGCGGGCGTCGCTTTGGGCACCTCGTTCGTCTCGGCGCTGATCGGCGCACTGCTCGTGCTCTTCCGCTGGGTGACGAACGACGCCTCGGCGGGGCGCGCGGTGACGATGCCGCTGCACCTCGTGAACAACCTCGTGCTGTTCGCTGCCCTCGCGCTCTGCGCCTATTGGAGCGCGGGCGGGCAGAAGTGGGCTTGGAAGGGGCAGGGCCAGGTCGCAGGCGCCTTGCGCTGGGCCGCGGGCGGGATGGTCGCGCTGGGCATGACGGGGGCGATCTCCGCCATGGGCCGAACCGCCTTCGAGCACGAATTGAAAGGGGCGAGCACGCTCGTGCAGCGCCTGATGCTGCACGTTGGCGAAGGCGCCCACCCGCTGCTGCGGGGCGGCGTCGTCCACCCGCTGATCGCCACCTCGGTGGGCCTGCTCATTGTTTGGGCGTGCGGCCTTGTCGTGGAGCAGCGCCCGCGGCCCGAGGTGCGGTTCTGGGCGAGGGCGACGGTCGGCCTTTTCCTCTTCCAGTTCGTCTTCGGGCTGGCCAACCTCTTGATGAGCGCTCCGGTCGGGATGCAGCTGGCCCACTTGGCCCTGGCGATCGGGAACTGGCTCACTTTGACGATGCTCGCCGCCCACGCGCTCGTGCCTGCGGCGCAGGTGGGCGAGGCCAGCAGCCTTCGCGCCGAGGCCCCTGCCGTCGCGGCGGGCGGAGGGGGCTACATGGCCCTGGCGAAAGACTATGTCGCGTTGACGAAGCCGCGCGTCGTGAGCCTTCTGCTCTTTACGACCGTCGCCGCGATGATCGTCGCCGCGCGTGGCTGGCCCGGCGGCTGGCTCATCCTGGCGGTCTCGATCGGCGGCTACCTGATGGCAGGGGCCGCGAACGCCTTCAACATGTCCGTCGAGGAAGACCTCGACCTCGCCATGGAGCGGACGGCGAAGCGGCCGACCGTCACCCACCGCATCGGCAAGCGCCAGGCACAGGCCTTCGCCTGGGTCACGATGACGGTGGCGTTCGCGGTGCTCTGGTCGGGGGCGAACCTGCTCTCCGCGGCCCTCGCCTTGTGCGGCCTCCTTTGCTACGTCTTCGTCTACACGCTTTGGCTCAAGCGCCGGACTTGGCACAACATCGTGATCGGGGGCGCGGCCGGCGCGTTCCCCCCGCTGGTCGGCTACGCGGCAGTCTCGGGCGCGCTCTCTCCGCTCGCTTGGACGCTCTTCGCGGTGATCTTCACGTGGACGCCGGTGCACTTTTGGGCGCTGGCCCTGCTCCTGAAGGACGATTACGCCCGGGCTGGGGTCCCAATGCTGCCCGTTGTGAAGGGCGAGCGGGTCACGGCCGAACAAATCGGCATCTATGCCGTGCTAACCTCGCTGGTGTGCGTCGTGCCGTTCGTCCAGGGCCAGGCAGGGCTGACCTACCTGGCCGGTTCTGTCTTGCTCAACCTGGGGTTGCTCGCCCAAAGCCTTCGGCTCTTCCTGCACACCGACCGGCCCCACGCGCGGGCCTTGTTCAAATTCAGCATGGCGTACCTCGCCCTCTTCTTTATCGTCGTCGCCGTCGACCAAGCGGCGAGGTGGCCCGCCTGA
- a CDS encoding methyltransferase domain-containing protein, producing MQSEEYDKLFRLEEGYWWFVGRRRLARRLLHAANPRPDRVLDLGCGTGAGLAELSESVVSVGLDPWPPALGYCRRRGLSRLVRGDGSALPFASGSFDGVVALDVYEHIRDDRAALAETWRVLRPGGVVVLSVPAFRFLWGPHDVALHHFRRYRASEVRARLEGAGFQVERLSYAVFFLFPLVLASRVLERFRPGPPRASLPPVPKALNRVLARHLEYEARLTVEKGLRLPWGSSVVAVGRKPSA from the coding sequence GTGCAGAGTGAGGAGTACGACAAGCTCTTCCGGTTAGAGGAAGGCTATTGGTGGTTCGTCGGGCGCCGCCGCCTTGCCCGCCGCCTCTTGCACGCCGCGAACCCACGGCCCGACCGGGTGCTCGACCTCGGTTGCGGGACGGGGGCTGGCTTGGCCGAGCTTTCCGAAAGCGTCGTCTCGGTCGGGCTGGACCCCTGGCCACCGGCCCTGGGCTACTGCCGACGGCGCGGGCTCTCCCGCCTCGTGCGCGGCGACGGTTCCGCCCTGCCCTTCGCCTCCGGCTCCTTCGACGGGGTCGTCGCCCTGGACGTCTACGAGCACATTCGCGACGACCGGGCCGCCCTTGCCGAGACGTGGCGTGTCTTGCGCCCCGGCGGGGTCGTCGTCCTGTCCGTGCCGGCCTTCCGGTTCCTGTGGGGGCCGCACGACGTCGCCCTGCACCACTTTCGCCGGTACCGCGCGTCCGAGGTGCGGGCGCGGCTGGAGGGCGCGGGCTTCCAGGTGGAACGCCTCTCCTATGCCGTCTTCTTCCTCTTTCCGTTGGTGCTGGCGTCCCGCGTCCTCGAACGGTTCCGCCCCGGCCCTCCGCGGGCCTCGCTCCCGCCCGTCCCGAAGGCGCTGAACCGCGTGCTCGCCCGACACTTAGAGTACGAGGCCAGGCTGACGGTGGAGAAGGGATTGCGCCTGCCCTGGGGCAGCAGCGTCGTCGCGGTGGGACGAAAACCCTCGGCCTGA
- a CDS encoding MFS transporter, producing the protein MRRAGSGQGSPALALVAAALGYFVDVYDIWLYSVLRVPSLKGLGFTDPDQIKSIGEMLLNWQMAGFILGAVGFGILSDKRGRLTVLFGSILVYSLANIANGFVHDVPLYAVCRFFAGFGLAGELGAGIALVSELVHKTARGWATTMVATMGVAGSVAAALFASAFDWRVGYFVGGGMGLGLLLLRLSVFESGMFEKVAADPTVRRGDFGALFRSREAFSRYLATILSGAPVWFFAGLFMTFSPELQKGLGIADPHTAAEVIMISAIGLTLGDVFFGSLSQIWRSRKKAFYAAFVVMTLAIAAIFLVARDRQTFFWLMFVAGLGAGYWAVFVTTSGETFGTNLRGTVAVTAPSFVRGLVIPLTLGRNALVGSLGLLGATAATGLLVLGLAVWAVARLPETYARELDFVEQPSA; encoded by the coding sequence ATGCGCAGAGCGGGAAGCGGGCAAGGAAGCCCGGCGCTGGCCCTGGTCGCCGCTGCCCTCGGCTACTTCGTCGACGTCTACGACATTTGGCTTTACAGCGTCCTGCGCGTGCCGAGCCTCAAAGGGCTGGGGTTCACCGACCCCGACCAGATCAAATCGATCGGCGAAATGCTGCTCAACTGGCAGATGGCGGGGTTCATCCTTGGGGCGGTCGGCTTCGGGATCCTGAGCGACAAGCGGGGCCGGCTCACGGTGCTCTTCGGCTCGATCCTCGTCTATTCGCTCGCCAACATCGCCAATGGCTTCGTCCACGACGTGCCCCTCTATGCGGTCTGCCGCTTCTTCGCCGGCTTCGGTCTGGCGGGGGAACTGGGTGCGGGCATCGCCTTGGTGAGCGAGCTCGTCCACAAGACCGCGCGGGGATGGGCGACGACCATGGTCGCGACGATGGGCGTGGCCGGCTCTGTCGCGGCGGCTCTGTTCGCTTCGGCGTTCGACTGGCGGGTCGGCTACTTCGTCGGCGGCGGGATGGGGCTGGGGCTGCTCCTCCTGCGCCTCAGCGTGTTCGAATCGGGCATGTTCGAGAAGGTCGCCGCCGACCCCACCGTGCGGCGCGGGGACTTCGGGGCGCTCTTCCGGAGCCGCGAGGCGTTCTCGCGCTACCTGGCCACGATCCTGAGCGGGGCGCCCGTGTGGTTCTTCGCGGGGCTCTTCATGACCTTCAGCCCCGAGCTCCAGAAGGGCCTCGGCATCGCCGATCCGCACACCGCGGCGGAAGTGATCATGATCAGCGCCATCGGCCTGACCCTGGGCGACGTGTTCTTCGGCAGCCTCAGCCAGATCTGGCGTAGCCGTAAGAAGGCGTTCTATGCCGCCTTTGTCGTCATGACCCTGGCCATCGCCGCGATCTTCCTGGTCGCCCGCGACCGCCAGACATTCTTCTGGCTCATGTTCGTCGCGGGGCTCGGGGCGGGCTATTGGGCCGTCTTCGTCACCACGTCCGGCGAGACGTTCGGCACAAACCTGCGGGGGACGGTGGCGGTCACCGCGCCCAGCTTCGTCCGGGGCTTGGTCATCCCGCTGACTCTGGGGCGCAACGCGCTCGTCGGCTCGCTCGGCCTGCTGGGGGCGACGGCGGCCACGGGGCTGCTCGTGCTCGGGCTCGCGGTCTGGGCGGTGGCCCGGCTCCCGGAGACCTATGCCCGAGAGCTCGACTTTGTCGAGCAACCCAGCGCATAA
- a CDS encoding menaquinone biosynthesis protein, producing the protein MAYRVGSVPFLNARPLVWGLEGVEVVYRVPSALPPLLDSGEAQAILVSSVDALVKPDRQFVEGASISTHGEVRSVVLFSNVPFDRIGRLALDASSMTSNLLARLVLLEQFGCEPGIEPMEPDGDAMLAAADACVLIGDKGLTYPRDGRYSLDLGRAWSDATGLPFVWAFWVGGGALESGLAERLVAAARAGAADPAAVVSAAPLPPGVDDRLAHRYLGETFDYGWSPAHDRALAEFGARLAKHGLVEHVHAPAAVRPELTLAT; encoded by the coding sequence GTGGCCTACCGCGTCGGCTCCGTGCCGTTCCTCAATGCCCGACCGCTTGTTTGGGGGCTGGAAGGGGTGGAGGTCGTCTATCGGGTGCCTTCCGCCCTGCCTCCGCTGCTGGATTCGGGCGAGGCGCAGGCGATCTTGGTGTCTTCGGTCGACGCCCTGGTCAAGCCGGACCGCCAGTTTGTGGAAGGCGCGTCGATCTCGACCCACGGCGAGGTGCGCAGCGTGGTCCTCTTCAGCAACGTCCCGTTCGACCGGATCGGGCGCCTGGCCCTCGACGCAAGTTCCATGACGAGCAACCTGCTGGCGAGGCTCGTCCTCCTGGAGCAGTTCGGGTGCGAGCCAGGGATCGAGCCGATGGAGCCCGACGGCGACGCCATGCTCGCGGCGGCGGACGCCTGCGTCCTCATAGGCGACAAGGGCCTGACCTATCCCCGCGACGGGCGCTACTCGCTTGACCTTGGCCGGGCTTGGTCGGACGCCACCGGCCTGCCCTTTGTGTGGGCGTTCTGGGTCGGGGGCGGCGCCTTGGAGAGCGGCCTTGCGGAGCGGCTGGTCGCGGCGGCGCGCGCCGGTGCGGCGGATCCTGCGGCGGTGGTCTCCGCTGCGCCCTTGCCCCCCGGGGTGGACGACCGCCTCGCCCATCGTTACCTCGGCGAGACCTTCGACTATGGATGGAGCCCGGCCCACGACCGGGCTTTGGCCGAGTTCGGCGCACGGCTCGCCAAGCACGGGCTCGTCGAGCACGTCCACGCCCCCGCCGCGGTCCGCCCGGAACTCACCCTCGCCACCTGA
- a CDS encoding glycosyltransferase family 2 protein codes for MAPVELSVVIPAYNEEARISPTLARTYEYLQGLDVPFEVIVVSDGSTDGTAAAVEEFARDHAEVRLHAYLPNRGKGFAVRSGILLSEGALILFTDADLATPIEEYEKLHAEIGGADIAIGSRPLRESNLEIRQPWYREMLGRAFNVAVQLLAVKGIKDTQCGFKLFRRDVARDVFSRCEIDGFGFDFEALVIAHDLGYRIAEVPIRWRHQEGSKVVLMRDGPKMLGELVRLRMAGKKRRLALRAE; via the coding sequence TTGGCCCCCGTCGAACTGAGCGTGGTGATACCGGCCTATAACGAGGAAGCCCGGATCAGCCCGACCCTTGCGCGCACGTACGAGTACCTGCAGGGTCTGGACGTGCCGTTCGAGGTCATCGTCGTGAGCGACGGGAGCACCGACGGCACCGCGGCCGCAGTGGAGGAGTTCGCGCGCGACCATGCGGAAGTCCGCCTCCATGCCTACCTGCCCAACCGGGGGAAGGGGTTCGCCGTGCGCTCGGGGATCCTGCTTTCGGAGGGGGCCCTGATCCTCTTCACCGACGCCGACCTCGCCACCCCGATCGAGGAGTACGAGAAGCTGCACGCGGAGATCGGCGGCGCGGACATCGCCATCGGTAGCCGCCCCCTGCGCGAGAGCAACCTGGAGATCCGCCAACCTTGGTACAGGGAAATGCTCGGACGCGCGTTCAACGTCGCCGTCCAGCTCTTGGCCGTGAAGGGGATCAAGGACACCCAGTGCGGGTTCAAGCTCTTCCGCCGGGACGTGGCCCGGGACGTCTTCTCCCGTTGCGAGATCGATGGGTTCGGGTTCGACTTCGAAGCCCTCGTGATCGCCCACGACCTCGGGTACCGGATCGCCGAGGTGCCGATCCGCTGGCGGCACCAAGAAGGGTCGAAGGTCGTCCTCATGCGGGACGGCCCCAAGATGCTGGGCGAGCTCGTCCGGCTCCGCATGGCCGGGAAAAAAAGACGGTTGGCGCTGCGTGCAGAGTGA
- a CDS encoding 4Fe-4S dicluster domain-containing protein: MAAGVVAMAGLATGCRIEPQRKIVPQVLGHREYATGLDQYFATTATRGGYAMGVLARSYDGRPVKLEGNPKHPASLGAIDSRTIAEIAVLYDPDRLQSPTLLGDFGTWEAFLIEARNTLANVGESGANGIAILTPNVSSPTLAGLIQDFLAQYPNATWHQYEPVNRDNVREGAMLAFGTNVELVPRFDLAKVVVGIDADIILDGPAPVRYQRDLAANRFVDGTTREMSRLYALEAVPTLFGAMADHRYRVRPSRTLAAVKALAAKVGVPGAGASPVEGLDEKALNAMAADLLANRGASIVTAGTHCSAAVHAVVNAINSHLGNIGTTLEPKTPVMAKPTSNMADIRDLATKLSSGQIKFLLVLEGNPVYDAPADLNFKELLGKAKLTAHLSLYDNETSAACRWQLPCSHFLEAWGDGVAFDHTYSVGQPLIMPLYDSRSPVELLAALLGRVQDGLAMVRQTWTERSGAAADTREDAWAELLAIGAMEQRGGAPVAVSLVPNLLAGLGEPGAGGGIDLLVLPDPTVYDGRYSNVGWLQELPKPLTDLTWDNAIEMGPALAQRLGVTQVDRYLGTLPYYGPRRRARISANGQTLEGAVYVNMGMADETVVVRMGYGRTKAGQIGTAADERHGGGFDAMVLRTTAAPNLVIGAQVEHADGTYALANAQFHNMLEVTDVDSNRDVIRKTSLAMLLQKPDVMSSPTFGSHAGGHGESHGEDGHGKEEAHGKEHGGTEKHESIFIPPQEFYDESTNYQWAMTIDLNLCTGCNACVTACQAENNIPVVGKEQVQKGREMHWIRIDRYYMPNRHGEFNPDDPAIALQPVTCVQCELAPCEPVCPVAATTHSHEGINQMVYNRCVGTRYCSNNCPYKVRRFNFLFYQEKPEKVPVLQLAQNPNVTVRGRGVMEKCTMCVHRINEARIDAKKHGRKIQDGEVRTACQQACPTGAIVFGNKGDRDALVSKHRQNPRNYSLLGYLNTRPRVTHLGRVNNPHPELEA; this comes from the coding sequence ATGGCCGCGGGCGTCGTCGCCATGGCGGGCCTGGCCACCGGATGCCGCATCGAGCCGCAGCGCAAGATCGTGCCGCAGGTGCTCGGGCACAGGGAGTACGCCACCGGTCTCGACCAGTACTTCGCGACCACCGCGACGCGTGGCGGTTATGCCATGGGCGTGCTCGCCCGCAGCTACGACGGCCGCCCCGTGAAGCTGGAAGGCAACCCGAAGCACCCGGCCAGCCTGGGGGCGATCGACTCGCGGACGATCGCCGAGATCGCCGTCCTCTACGACCCCGACCGGCTGCAGTCGCCGACGCTGTTGGGCGACTTCGGCACGTGGGAGGCGTTCTTGATCGAGGCGCGCAACACGCTCGCCAACGTGGGCGAAAGCGGCGCGAACGGCATCGCCATCCTCACCCCGAACGTCAGCTCGCCGACTCTGGCCGGGCTCATCCAAGACTTCCTCGCCCAATATCCCAACGCGACCTGGCACCAGTACGAACCGGTGAACCGGGACAACGTGCGGGAGGGCGCGATGCTCGCCTTCGGCACGAACGTGGAGCTTGTGCCGCGCTTCGACCTCGCAAAGGTCGTCGTCGGCATCGACGCGGACATCATCCTCGACGGCCCGGCGCCGGTGCGCTACCAGCGCGACCTGGCCGCGAACCGGTTCGTCGACGGGACGACGCGCGAGATGAGCCGGCTCTACGCACTGGAGGCGGTCCCCACCCTTTTCGGCGCGATGGCCGACCACCGCTACCGCGTGCGGCCCAGCCGGACACTGGCCGCCGTCAAGGCCCTAGCCGCGAAGGTCGGCGTGCCCGGGGCGGGCGCCTCGCCCGTGGAAGGGCTCGATGAAAAGGCCCTTAACGCGATGGCCGCCGACCTCCTGGCAAACCGGGGGGCGAGCATCGTCACGGCAGGGACGCACTGCTCCGCCGCCGTCCACGCCGTGGTCAACGCGATCAACTCGCACCTCGGCAATATCGGGACGACCCTGGAACCGAAGACGCCCGTCATGGCGAAGCCGACCAGCAACATGGCGGACATCCGCGACCTTGCGACGAAGCTGAGCTCGGGCCAGATCAAGTTCCTCCTCGTCCTGGAAGGCAACCCTGTCTACGACGCCCCGGCAGACCTGAACTTTAAGGAGCTGCTGGGCAAGGCCAAGCTGACCGCGCACCTCTCGCTCTACGACAACGAGACTTCGGCGGCGTGCCGGTGGCAGCTTCCCTGCAGCCACTTCCTCGAGGCGTGGGGCGACGGCGTCGCCTTCGACCACACCTATTCGGTGGGCCAACCGCTCATCATGCCGCTTTACGACTCGCGGTCTCCCGTGGAGCTGCTCGCAGCCCTGCTCGGGCGCGTCCAAGACGGCCTGGCGATGGTGCGCCAGACTTGGACCGAGCGGAGCGGAGCGGCGGCGGACACACGCGAGGACGCTTGGGCCGAACTCCTGGCGATCGGCGCCATGGAACAGCGAGGGGGCGCGCCCGTGGCGGTCTCGCTCGTGCCGAACCTCCTGGCGGGCCTCGGCGAGCCTGGCGCGGGCGGGGGGATCGACTTGCTCGTCCTGCCGGACCCGACCGTCTACGACGGCCGCTATTCAAACGTCGGCTGGCTGCAAGAACTGCCCAAGCCGCTGACGGACCTCACCTGGGACAACGCGATCGAAATGGGGCCGGCACTGGCCCAGCGGCTGGGGGTCACCCAGGTGGACCGCTACCTTGGCACGCTTCCCTACTACGGCCCGCGAAGGCGGGCGCGCATCAGCGCGAACGGCCAGACGCTTGAGGGCGCGGTCTACGTGAACATGGGCATGGCCGACGAGACCGTCGTCGTGCGCATGGGTTACGGCCGTACAAAGGCCGGTCAGATCGGGACCGCGGCAGACGAGCGGCACGGCGGCGGCTTCGATGCCATGGTGCTCCGTACCACGGCAGCGCCGAACCTCGTGATCGGCGCACAAGTCGAGCACGCGGACGGCACCTACGCCTTGGCGAACGCGCAGTTCCACAACATGCTCGAGGTCACGGACGTCGACAGCAACCGCGACGTGATCCGGAAGACCAGCTTGGCCATGCTCTTGCAGAAGCCGGACGTCATGAGTTCGCCGACCTTCGGCTCCCACGCGGGAGGCCATGGGGAATCCCACGGCGAGGACGGGCACGGCAAAGAGGAGGCGCACGGCAAGGAGCACGGGGGCACGGAGAAGCACGAGAGCATCTTCATCCCGCCGCAGGAGTTCTACGACGAGTCCACCAACTACCAGTGGGCGATGACGATCGACCTGAACCTTTGCACGGGATGCAACGCCTGCGTCACCGCGTGCCAGGCCGAGAACAACATCCCGGTCGTCGGCAAGGAGCAGGTCCAAAAGGGCCGCGAGATGCACTGGATCCGCATCGACCGGTACTACATGCCGAACAGGCACGGCGAGTTTAACCCGGACGATCCGGCAATCGCGCTGCAACCCGTGACGTGCGTCCAGTGCGAACTGGCCCCGTGCGAGCCGGTGTGCCCCGTGGCCGCGACGACGCACAGCCACGAAGGCATCAACCAAATGGTTTATAACCGGTGCGTCGGCACCCGGTACTGCAGCAACAACTGCCCGTACAAGGTGCGCCGCTTCAACTTCCTCTTCTACCAAGAGAAGCCTGAGAAGGTGCCGGTGCTGCAGCTCGCCCAGAACCCGAACGTCACCGTGCGGGGACGCGGCGTGATGGAGAAGTGCACGATGTGCGTGCACCGGATCAACGAGGCGCGCATCGACGCCAAGAAGCACGGGCGCAAGATCCAGGACGGCGAGGTCCGCACCGCCTGCCAGCAGGCGTGCCCGACCGGGGCGATCGTCTTCGGCAACAAGGGCGACCGCGACGCCCTGGTGAGCAAGCACCGGCAGAACCCGCGCAACTATTCGTTGCTCGGCTACTTGAACACCCGTCCGCGCGTCACCCACCTGGGCCGCGTCAACAACCCCCATCCGGAGCTGGAAGCCTAA
- a CDS encoding DUF2231 domain-containing protein has product MRAISVLVAGLFAAAAIATPEQMEAFHTALRLKESFRLYKAECMSCHTKPPEHNAFGKDVKSALKAGGKDLVTLELIRSLDAKDSDGDGWPNGEEIKQDFLPGDPKSHPAGMPPKATNHEGMMGANMDNPSGKEQSLLDRYVPKHSFHPLIIHFPIALFLFGAGLEVFGWRRKDPTMRKAGWWALLFGALSTAIAIPTGLMVFLRSGFQWQGTALIHSILAVTATLLMAATVIWRRKGAHESLSYFTLLGLAAIAVGAAGHFGALLVYGP; this is encoded by the coding sequence GTGAGAGCGATTTCTGTCCTGGTTGCTGGGTTGTTTGCCGCAGCCGCGATCGCTACTCCCGAACAAATGGAAGCCTTCCACACGGCTTTGCGGTTGAAAGAATCCTTCAGGCTTTACAAGGCTGAGTGCATGTCATGCCATACCAAACCGCCCGAGCACAACGCCTTTGGAAAGGATGTTAAGTCAGCCCTCAAAGCTGGTGGAAAGGATCTCGTCACGCTTGAATTGATCCGGTCGTTGGATGCCAAGGATTCGGATGGAGATGGATGGCCCAACGGAGAGGAAATCAAGCAAGACTTCCTTCCGGGCGATCCCAAGAGCCACCCCGCCGGAATGCCTCCGAAGGCCACCAATCACGAGGGGATGATGGGCGCGAACATGGACAATCCATCAGGCAAGGAGCAGAGCCTGCTCGACCGATACGTCCCCAAACACTCCTTCCATCCGCTGATCATCCACTTCCCAATTGCCCTCTTCCTCTTTGGGGCAGGGCTGGAGGTCTTTGGGTGGCGGCGCAAAGATCCAACGATGCGAAAGGCGGGTTGGTGGGCGCTTCTCTTCGGCGCGCTTAGTACCGCCATTGCCATACCCACCGGCCTGATGGTGTTTCTCCGTAGCGGGTTCCAGTGGCAAGGAACCGCGCTCATTCACTCCATTCTCGCCGTCACTGCGACTCTTCTCATGGCTGCAACCGTGATTTGGAGACGCAAGGGGGCGCACGAATCCCTGTCCTACTTCACGCTTCTGGGCTTGGCCGCAATTGCCGTCGGGGCGGCCGGTCACTTTGGAGCACTGCTCGTCTACGGACCATAA
- a CDS encoding GNAT family N-acetyltransferase, producing MPPYRSSRLETRQFRKAPSTRYIAAVAWPETSRLRLREWRPREREDVEAAFAIYSDPEVMRWLGDGRRVIGSREEQREVLEARSAVNAGLRDGSCYLAVERLSDGRVIGAVIFRELPDGEDNGTGDYEIGWHFAQEFWGQGFATEASQALLEHAFATQPALAEVYAVTKLDNERSVRVMERLGMECLGTTQKYYGVETLLYRKRR from the coding sequence ATGCCGCCCTATCGCAGTTCAAGGCTGGAAACCCGGCAATTCCGCAAGGCTCCGAGCACGCGGTACATTGCGGCGGTGGCCTGGCCCGAGACGAGCCGTCTGCGACTGCGAGAGTGGCGTCCCCGCGAGAGAGAGGACGTGGAAGCAGCCTTCGCGATCTATTCAGACCCCGAGGTGATGCGATGGCTCGGCGACGGGCGCCGGGTGATCGGCTCGCGCGAGGAACAACGGGAGGTGCTGGAGGCGCGATCGGCTGTGAACGCGGGGCTCCGGGACGGGAGCTGCTACCTGGCCGTCGAACGGCTCTCGGACGGCAGAGTGATCGGCGCGGTCATCTTCCGCGAACTGCCGGACGGGGAGGATAACGGCACGGGCGACTACGAGATCGGTTGGCACTTCGCCCAGGAGTTCTGGGGCCAGGGGTTCGCAACGGAGGCCTCCCAAGCCCTGCTGGAGCACGCCTTCGCGACCCAGCCCGCCCTGGCCGAGGTCTATGCCGTGACGAAACTGGACAACGAGCGCTCCGTCCGCGTGATGGAACGGCTCGGCATGGAGTGCCTCGGCACCACGCAGAAGTACTACGGGGTCGAGACGCTCCTTTACCGGAAGCGCCGCTAG